Proteins encoded together in one Deinococcus hopiensis KR-140 window:
- a CDS encoding histidine phosphatase family protein, producing the protein MSPAPLRLTLVRHAATAWNEGGRWQGLTDNPIGPNGEAQARALAAHLTPPYDLAFSSDLSRAVQTAELALPGHPLILDPRLREYHLGELEGLSAAEMQAHPGFAAWQADPWRTPAPGGNSLHALAASVRGWAEDLPDGARVIAFSHSIAVRTLLVDLFGLPLVPQPNYPIPYSLRVGHTERVELEREGQVWRKAESGGGTA; encoded by the coding sequence GTGTCCCCCGCTCCCCTGCGCCTGACCTTGGTTCGCCACGCCGCCACCGCCTGGAACGAGGGGGGCCGCTGGCAGGGCCTGACTGACAACCCCATCGGCCCGAATGGCGAAGCCCAGGCCCGCGCCCTGGCTGCCCACCTCACCCCGCCCTACGATCTGGCCTTCAGCAGCGACCTGTCCCGCGCCGTGCAAACCGCCGAACTGGCCCTGCCCGGCCACCCGCTGATTCTGGACCCCCGCCTGCGCGAGTACCACCTCGGTGAGCTGGAAGGGCTGAGCGCCGCCGAGATGCAGGCCCACCCCGGTTTTGCCGCGTGGCAGGCGGACCCGTGGCGTACGCCCGCGCCGGGGGGCAACAGCCTGCACGCCCTGGCTGCTTCTGTCCGCGGCTGGGCCGAGGACTTGCCGGACGGTGCGCGGGTGATCGCCTTCTCGCACTCCATCGCCGTCCGCACCCTGCTGGTGGATCTGTTTGGCCTGCCGCTGGTGCCGCAGCCCAATTACCCCATTCCCTACAGCTTGAGGGTGGGGCATACGGAGAGGGTGGAGTTGGAAAGGGAAGGCCAGGTATGGCGGAAAGCAGAGAGCGGCGGCGGAACGGCTTAA
- a CDS encoding isoprenyl transferase: protein MPTPPLKLALRTVQKTRDAVRGALLWGYEQRLARDVKAHGKLPRHLGLILDGNRRYARASGLQRELGHSFGADKAHEVLQWCLELGIPAVTIWVLSTDNTSRDAEEIAHILKLLEREARNLATDPRIHANRVRVRAIGQHENFPGHVLDALEELERKTAGYDGMQLNIAVGYGGREEIVDAVKRFLSGEAAAGRTLEEVAAALKPEHVSAHLYTAGTPDPDFIIRTSGEIRLSGFLLWQSVYSEYYFCDVYWPGFRRVDFLRALRDFQGRDRRFGK from the coding sequence ATGCCAACCCCCCCCCTCAAGCTCGCCCTCCGCACCGTACAAAAAACGCGGGACGCGGTGCGCGGCGCGCTGCTGTGGGGCTACGAGCAGCGTCTCGCCCGCGACGTAAAGGCCCACGGCAAACTCCCCCGCCACCTCGGCCTGATTCTGGACGGCAACCGCCGTTATGCCCGTGCCAGCGGCTTGCAACGCGAACTCGGCCACTCCTTCGGGGCCGACAAGGCGCACGAGGTGTTGCAGTGGTGTCTGGAACTCGGCATTCCGGCGGTGACCATCTGGGTGCTGTCGACCGACAACACCAGCCGGGACGCGGAAGAGATCGCGCACATCCTCAAGCTGCTGGAGCGCGAGGCGAGAAACCTCGCCACCGATCCGCGCATCCACGCCAACCGGGTGCGGGTGCGCGCCATTGGACAGCACGAGAACTTCCCCGGCCATGTGCTCGACGCCCTGGAAGAACTGGAACGCAAGACCGCCGGTTACGACGGGATGCAGCTTAATATCGCCGTGGGCTACGGGGGCCGCGAGGAAATCGTGGACGCGGTGAAGCGCTTCCTGAGCGGCGAGGCGGCGGCGGGGCGCACGCTGGAGGAGGTGGCGGCCGCGCTGAAGCCTGAGCACGTCAGCGCGCACCTGTACACGGCGGGCACCCCGGACCCCGACTTCATCATCCGCACGAGCGGCGAAATCCGCCTGAGCGGCTTCCTGCTGTGGCAGAGCGTGTATTCGGAGTATTACTTCTGCGACGTGTACTGGCCGGGCTTTCGCCGGGTGGACTTTCTGCGTGCCCTGCGCGACTTTCAGGGCCGGGACCGCCGTTTCGGGAAGTGA
- the purF gene encoding amidophosphoribosyltransferase, which produces MIFDPITDKPQDECGVFGLYSPEPADLAWLTYLGLFALQHRGQEAAGMCVSDGERFHVDKDLGLVTQVFDERRLDGLRLPNARVSIGHVRYSTTGSNLRFNSQPLTTRTNKGILGLAHNGNFVNAREVRNGMLMEGALFQTTNDSEVMLNLIARESHMDLVEATASAMKELKGGYACVLMSRTQLLGFRDPHGVRPLVIGQRPGADGHVGAWVLASEPCALYAVGARLVRDVQPGELVWMDRDGMHSLMVEPKRPTPCSFEWIYFARSDGALDGVDIHESRIRMGEQLAREKPVEADIVVPVPDSGIGAAIGYARQSGIPFDYGLYKNPYAGRTFIAPTQEARELKVKMKLSPTSAVRGRRVILVDDSIVRGTTSRQIVNLLRDAGATEVHFRVSSPPITHPCFYGIDTAARKELVASTHSVEEIRELIGADTLAFISERGLRQAIGGQGLCGACFTGEYPAGTPLLNDVDKLALEV; this is translated from the coding sequence ATGATCTTTGACCCCATCACCGACAAGCCCCAGGATGAGTGCGGCGTGTTCGGCCTGTATTCCCCCGAACCCGCCGATCTTGCGTGGCTGACCTACCTGGGCCTGTTTGCCCTGCAACACCGGGGGCAGGAGGCAGCGGGCATGTGCGTCAGCGACGGCGAGCGCTTCCACGTGGACAAGGACCTGGGCCTCGTCACGCAGGTGTTCGACGAGCGGCGGCTGGACGGCCTGCGCCTGCCCAATGCCCGCGTGAGCATCGGCCACGTGCGCTACTCCACCACCGGCTCCAATCTGCGCTTCAACTCGCAGCCGCTGACCACCCGCACAAACAAGGGCATTCTGGGACTGGCGCACAACGGCAATTTCGTGAATGCTCGCGAGGTCCGCAACGGCATGCTGATGGAAGGCGCGCTGTTTCAGACCACCAACGACAGCGAGGTTATGCTGAACCTGATCGCGCGCGAGTCGCACATGGATCTCGTGGAGGCCACCGCCAGCGCCATGAAGGAGCTGAAGGGCGGCTACGCCTGCGTGCTGATGAGCCGCACGCAACTGCTGGGCTTCCGCGATCCGCACGGCGTGCGGCCCCTGGTGATCGGGCAGCGGCCCGGAGCGGACGGACACGTGGGCGCGTGGGTGCTGGCCTCCGAGCCGTGTGCGCTGTACGCCGTGGGCGCGCGGCTGGTGCGCGACGTGCAGCCGGGCGAGCTGGTGTGGATGGACCGGGACGGCATGCACTCGCTGATGGTGGAGCCGAAGCGGCCCACACCCTGCTCGTTCGAGTGGATCTATTTTGCCCGCAGCGACGGGGCGCTGGACGGGGTGGACATTCACGAGAGCCGCATCCGCATGGGCGAGCAGTTGGCGCGCGAGAAGCCGGTCGAGGCCGACATCGTGGTGCCCGTGCCGGACAGCGGTATCGGCGCGGCCATCGGGTACGCCCGCCAGAGCGGGATTCCGTTTGACTACGGCCTGTACAAAAACCCCTACGCGGGCCGGACCTTTATCGCTCCCACGCAGGAGGCGCGAGAGCTGAAGGTCAAGATGAAGCTCTCGCCCACCAGCGCCGTGCGGGGCCGCCGGGTCATTCTGGTGGATGACTCCATTGTTCGCGGCACCACCAGCCGTCAGATCGTGAACTTGCTGCGCGACGCGGGGGCCACGGAGGTGCATTTCCGGGTGTCCAGCCCACCCATCACGCACCCATGCTTTTACGGCATCGACACCGCCGCCCGCAAGGAACTGGTGGCAAGCACGCACAGTGTGGAGGAAATCCGCGAATTGATCGGCGCGGATACCCTCGCCTTTATCAGCGAGCGCGGGCTGAGGCAGGCCATCGGCGGGCAGGGGCTGTGCGGCGCCTGCTTTACGGGGGAATACCCGGCGGGGACGCCGCTGCTAAACGATGTGGACAAGCTGGCGCTGGAGGTTTGA
- a CDS encoding YwbE family protein, translated as MPPTRAQIRPGITVDIVQKQDQPSGKLTRGVVAALLTKSPTHPHGIKVRLTTGQVGRVQATAPDDLGA; from the coding sequence ATGCCTCCCACCCGTGCCCAAATTCGCCCCGGAATCACCGTGGACATCGTGCAGAAGCAGGACCAGCCCAGCGGCAAGCTCACGCGCGGCGTGGTGGCGGCCCTGCTCACCAAATCGCCCACGCATCCGCACGGCATCAAAGTGAGGCTGACCACCGGGCAGGTGGGCCGGGTGCAGGCCACCGCTCCTGATGACCTGGGGGCGTAG
- a CDS encoding SMP-30/gluconolactonase/LRE family protein, producing the protein MTAILATRPEVLNLFAPGAVLTHLGSGLTWAEGPVYLPGRQAVLFSDVRENRTWRWTQEGGMEVEMHPSHHQNGHTLDREGRLIACSHGLRALMRQEPDGTWTTLADRFEGRRLSSPNDVALHPDGSLWFTDPTYGIDQPEEGYGGEKEQPGNFVYRLAPDGTLTAPIRERVQPNGLAFPSADRLLLADTGDGEGHIYAYRVTPGGTAELQGRWATVRPGLTDGLRVDEAGHVWSSAGDGVHILSPDGEELGRVPVPETVSNLCFGGRDGTDLFITATGSLYHIPTRVRERRF; encoded by the coding sequence GTGACCGCCATCCTCGCCACACGTCCCGAAGTCCTCAATTTGTTCGCGCCCGGTGCTGTCCTGACCCACCTCGGCAGTGGCCTGACCTGGGCCGAGGGTCCCGTCTATCTGCCGGGCCGACAGGCCGTCTTGTTCAGCGACGTGCGCGAAAACCGTACCTGGCGCTGGACCCAGGAGGGCGGCATGGAGGTGGAGATGCACCCCAGCCACCACCAGAACGGGCACACACTGGACCGGGAGGGCCGGTTGATCGCCTGTTCTCACGGCCTGCGCGCCCTGATGCGGCAGGAACCGGACGGCACCTGGACCACATTGGCTGACCGCTTCGAGGGCCGCCGCCTGAGCAGTCCCAACGACGTGGCGCTGCACCCGGACGGCAGCCTGTGGTTTACCGATCCCACCTACGGCATAGACCAGCCTGAGGAAGGGTACGGTGGCGAGAAGGAGCAGCCCGGCAACTTCGTCTACCGCCTCGCGCCAGACGGGACCCTGACCGCGCCCATCCGGGAGCGTGTACAGCCCAACGGCCTGGCCTTCCCCTCGGCGGACCGCCTGTTGCTGGCCGATACCGGGGACGGCGAGGGCCACATCTACGCCTACCGCGTGACGCCCGGAGGGACAGCAGAGCTGCAGGGCCGCTGGGCCACTGTGCGCCCCGGCCTGACCGACGGCCTGCGGGTGGACGAGGCTGGGCACGTCTGGAGCAGCGCGGGCGACGGCGTGCACATCCTGTCGCCGGACGGGGAAGAGCTGGGGCGCGTACCGGTGCCCGAAACTGTCTCCAATCTGTGCTTCGGCGGACGGGACGGTACGGACCTCTTCATCACGGCCACGGGCAGCCTGTACCACATTCCCACGCGGGTGCGGGAACGCCGTTTCTGA
- a CDS encoding HRDC domain-containing protein: MTGNRIPSRSALRPDARMVTLHAERGDPHARLAEALADLEGADWGLTLAGEAALARQLAALLGSGVLRVDERLGVDRAALAEQGLAAAGLEADWTGARAVWLAEPDERTLRRAERAGVPVIVDGTLAPGGQWFTQGAAYVTYRSGVTLTGFAEPRLALLFGHGAAPAPAAPAPADITVALALRDVATLPLRLARAARTTGLLAERLGGRALPLGPTALLLPPDAAPDTPQLPGGVLAATRSVDGGVVLAPGLQDVDAALALLHGGRDDSTRPSSAPHAEEVEAAPALAPRQEETPLASPDPRPAPERAQFGRSGFQRSQPALPRTDVPSTDVPVPDAAESGALGRMTFEAPVPVDRAPQQREEPAEQTQVEERDPAAEEPASEETWTPEIVFSGDVPDAPAPLPMPVSAGPDAPELELTPPLASAPQPQETSGEEEAEDPAFDPQNAAQAPEPEDAQAGVAGPTPGPELAPDLPAASSGAPDPTADLTDEQAAVFARLREWRNAESKRQEVSRFIIASNATLAEIARRVPYTLEDLRAVRGMGPERLKKYGEKILEVVRG; the protein is encoded by the coding sequence ATGACTGGCAACCGCATCCCTTCCCGCTCCGCCCTGCGCCCAGACGCCCGGATGGTGACCCTGCACGCCGAGCGCGGCGATCCCCACGCACGACTGGCCGAGGCCCTGGCCGACCTGGAGGGCGCGGACTGGGGACTAACCCTGGCCGGCGAGGCAGCGCTGGCCCGGCAACTGGCCGCGCTGCTGGGCAGCGGCGTGCTGCGCGTGGATGAGCGCCTCGGCGTGGACCGGGCCGCCCTGGCCGAGCAGGGGCTGGCCGCCGCCGGACTGGAGGCCGATTGGACCGGCGCGCGGGCCGTGTGGTTGGCCGAACCCGACGAGCGCACGCTGCGCCGCGCAGAACGGGCGGGCGTGCCGGTGATTGTGGACGGCACCCTCGCCCCGGGTGGCCAGTGGTTCACGCAGGGCGCGGCTTACGTGACCTACCGCAGCGGCGTCACCCTGACTGGCTTCGCCGAACCCCGCCTGGCGCTGCTGTTCGGCCACGGCGCGGCCCCCGCCCCCGCCGCCCCCGCCCCCGCCGACATCACCGTGGCGCTGGCCCTGCGCGACGTCGCCACGTTGCCTCTGCGTCTGGCGCGGGCCGCCCGCACGACCGGTCTGCTGGCCGAGCGCCTGGGGGGCCGCGCGCTGCCCCTCGGGCCCACCGCCCTGCTGCTGCCGCCCGACGCCGCCCCCGACACGCCCCAACTCCCCGGCGGCGTGCTGGCCGCCACCCGCAGCGTGGACGGCGGCGTGGTGCTTGCCCCCGGCCTACAGGACGTGGACGCGGCCCTCGCCCTGCTGCACGGCGGGCGAGACGACTCCACACGCCCCAGCTCCGCACCCCATGCGGAAGAGGTGGAGGCGGCCCCCGCCCTCGCCCCACGCCAGGAGGAAACGCCCCTGGCCTCTCCGGACCCGCGTCCCGCACCTGAGCGCGCCCAGTTCGGCCGCAGCGGGTTCCAGCGTTCCCAGCCTGCCCTCCCCCGCACTGATGTGCCCAGTACCGATGTGCCTGTTCCCGACGCCGCCGAATCTGGCGCGCTGGGCCGCATGACCTTTGAGGCTCCCGTACCGGTAGACCGCGCGCCGCAGCAGCGGGAGGAACCGGCAGAACAGACCCAGGTGGAAGAGCGCGACCCAGCGGCCGAGGAACCGGCCAGCGAGGAAACCTGGACCCCCGAAATCGTGTTCAGCGGCGACGTGCCCGATGCGCCCGCTCCCCTGCCCATGCCGGTGAGTGCGGGGCCCGACGCACCCGAGCTGGAATTAACGCCTCCCCTGGCCTCCGCTCCGCAACCGCAAGAGACCAGCGGGGAGGAAGAAGCCGAGGATCCCGCCTTTGATCCCCAGAACGCAGCGCAAGCCCCGGAACCGGAAGATGCGCAGGCCGGAGTCGCCGGGCCCACCCCCGGGCCCGAACTGGCTCCGGACCTGCCGGCGGCGAGCAGCGGCGCACCCGACCCCACCGCCGACCTTACCGACGAGCAGGCCGCCGTCTTTGCCCGGCTGCGCGAGTGGCGCAACGCCGAGTCCAAACGCCAGGAGGTCAGCCGCTTCATCATCGCCAGCAACGCCACCCTGGCCGAGATCGCCCGGCGGGTCCCCTACACCCTGGAAGACCTGCGCGCCGTGCGCGGGATGGGGCCCGAGCGCCTCAAGAAGTACGGCGAGAAGATTCTGGAAGTGGTGCGGGGATAG
- a CDS encoding DinB family protein, with protein MNAQTFLAEAFEQELGMFRTGLGSVLEETFAAPRLGHSPAWHALHIAEWLRFFALQDFSATYTHLGWENADWMTALRGTPPVSETDGKAAVLAELDRIGAQVVAHIRELQDDQLGDMLRAPAAPTGERARLTGLGMQLRHIAYHRGQLKLSLKDNA; from the coding sequence ATGAACGCCCAGACTTTCCTGGCGGAAGCCTTTGAGCAGGAGCTGGGCATGTTCCGCACCGGACTGGGCAGCGTACTGGAAGAGACGTTCGCCGCGCCGCGCCTGGGCCATAGCCCCGCCTGGCACGCGCTGCACATCGCCGAATGGCTGCGTTTCTTCGCCCTGCAGGACTTCAGCGCGACTTATACGCACCTCGGCTGGGAAAACGCCGACTGGATGACCGCCCTGCGCGGCACTCCGCCCGTGAGCGAAACGGACGGCAAGGCCGCCGTACTGGCTGAACTGGACCGTATCGGTGCCCAGGTTGTCGCCCACATCCGAGAACTGCAAGACGACCAGCTGGGCGACATGCTCCGCGCGCCTGCCGCCCCCACCGGAGAACGTGCCCGACTGACGGGCCTGGGCATGCAGCTTCGGCACATTGCCTACCACCGGGGACAACTCAAGCTTTCGCTGAAGGACAACGCATGA
- the purQ gene encoding phosphoribosylformylglycinamidine synthase subunit PurQ has protein sequence MKTAVIQFPGSNCDADALHAARLILDPDAQFVWHTEAGLPQGTELVFLPGGFSYGDHLRSGAIAARSPIMAAVKAHAERGGFVLGVCNGFQVLTESGLLPGALSRNRDLHFHCAPAHLQVENNKTAYTGAYEQGQVIEIPIAHGEGNYYADPETIARLEGEGRVVFRYVDNPNGSLNDIAGIVNGRGNVLGMMPHPERAVEMLLGSGDGLGLFESLKTGGAK, from the coding sequence ATGAAAACTGCCGTCATCCAGTTTCCCGGTTCCAACTGTGACGCCGACGCCCTGCACGCGGCGCGGTTGATCCTGGACCCAGACGCCCAGTTCGTGTGGCACACCGAGGCCGGGCTGCCCCAGGGCACAGAACTGGTGTTCCTGCCCGGTGGCTTTTCCTACGGCGACCACCTGCGTTCCGGCGCGATTGCCGCCCGCAGCCCCATCATGGCTGCGGTGAAGGCCCATGCCGAACGTGGCGGTTTTGTGCTGGGCGTGTGTAACGGCTTTCAGGTGCTGACTGAATCGGGACTGCTGCCCGGAGCCTTATCACGCAACCGTGACCTGCACTTCCACTGCGCCCCTGCTCACCTGCAGGTGGAGAACAACAAGACGGCGTATACGGGCGCTTACGAGCAGGGTCAGGTCATCGAAATCCCCATCGCGCACGGTGAGGGCAACTACTACGCGGACCCCGAAACCATCGCGCGGTTGGAGGGCGAGGGCCGGGTGGTGTTCCGCTACGTGGACAATCCCAACGGCTCGTTGAACGACATCGCCGGAATCGTGAACGGCCGGGGCAACGTGCTGGGCATGATGCCCCACCCCGAACGGGCAGTGGAGATGCTGCTGGGCAGTGGGGACGGCCTGGGCCTGTTTGAGTCGCTGAAGACGGGCGGCGCGAAATGA
- a CDS encoding DUF559 domain-containing protein, producing the protein MATRNGTRGTQQARELRRPQTSEETMFWRVLRSRSHTVKVRRQRPVGLYIVGFVCHEARLAIELDGSQHAEEAVRAYDAIRT; encoded by the coding sequence ATGGCGACCCGGAACGGGACGAGAGGGACGCAGCAGGCGCGCGAGTTGCGTCGCCCCCAAACGTCCGAAGAGACGATGTTCTGGCGCGTCTTGCGAAGCCGTTCTCATACCGTCAAGGTCCGCCGCCAGCGACCTGTCGGCCTCTACATCGTTGGTTTCGTCTGTCACGAAGCGAGGCTGGCCATTGAATTGGACGGCAGCCAACACGCCGAGGAAGCCGTCCGAGCCTATGACGCCATTCGGACGTAA
- the mutY gene encoding A/G-specific adenine glycosylase, with translation MLPPTVLAACSGYTRAVTPSSPHLPAVRAALLAWFDRSGRALPWRVGPEGRRDPYRVWVSEVLLQQTQVVRGQVYFERFMTAFPTVQALAAAPIEAVLKAWEGCGYYARARNLHRAAGKVVGEGLPTTYEGWLALPGVGPYTAAAVVSLTLGEARAVNDGNVRRVLARLHGEKQPTDPWVQARADDLLDPERPGAFNEAVMDLGATVCTPKVPKCPDCPVSLWCAAFQSGQPAAYPAPKVRSAVREMRAVALLLGDAREAVLERREGTLLGGLMGLPTEVVDEGETPDQALARLVTRLGARVTGELGTVTHTMTHRHVTLTVFTGVGGPGRSQVADEPLPRLDHKALELWTRREASLFGTH, from the coding sequence ATGCTTCCCCCCACGGTCCTCGCGGCATGCTCCGGCTACACTCGCGCGGTGACGCCCTCCTCCCCTCACCTCCCCGCCGTCCGTGCGGCGCTGCTGGCGTGGTTTGACCGCTCAGGCCGTGCGCTGCCGTGGCGCGTGGGACCGGAAGGACGGCGCGATCCGTACCGCGTATGGGTGTCGGAAGTGCTGCTGCAGCAGACGCAGGTGGTGCGCGGGCAGGTGTACTTCGAGCGCTTCATGACGGCGTTCCCGACGGTGCAGGCCCTGGCCGCCGCGCCCATAGAGGCCGTGCTGAAAGCCTGGGAGGGCTGCGGCTACTACGCGCGCGCCCGCAACCTGCACCGCGCGGCAGGTAAGGTCGTGGGGGAGGGGCTGCCGACGACCTATGAGGGCTGGCTGGCCCTCCCCGGCGTGGGCCCTTACACGGCGGCGGCGGTGGTGAGCCTGACACTGGGGGAAGCGCGGGCCGTGAACGACGGCAACGTGCGCCGGGTGCTGGCCCGCCTCCACGGCGAGAAACAACCCACCGACCCCTGGGTGCAGGCCCGCGCCGACGACCTGCTGGACCCCGAGCGGCCTGGGGCCTTCAACGAGGCGGTGATGGACCTGGGGGCCACAGTCTGCACCCCCAAAGTGCCGAAGTGCCCCGACTGCCCGGTGTCCCTGTGGTGCGCGGCCTTCCAGTCCGGCCAGCCGGCGGCCTACCCTGCACCCAAGGTGCGTTCCGCCGTGCGTGAGATGCGGGCCGTGGCGCTGCTGCTCGGGGATGCCCGGGAAGCGGTCCTCGAACGCCGCGAAGGCACCCTCCTCGGCGGCCTGATGGGCCTGCCCACGGAAGTCGTGGACGAGGGGGAAACCCCCGACCAGGCCCTCGCCCGCCTGGTCACCCGCCTTGGCGCGCGGGTCACCGGCGAACTGGGCACCGTCACCCACACCATGACGCACCGCCACGTGACCTTGACTGTCTTTACGGGCGTGGGCGGCCCAGGCAGAAGCCAAGTGGCGGATGAGCCTCTGCCCCGCCTGGACCACAAGGCGCTGGAGTTGTGGACACGGCGGGAGGCTTCGCTGTTCGGGACGCATTGA
- the purL gene encoding phosphoribosylformylglycinamidine synthase subunit PurL, whose amino-acid sequence MTTNAAPSLRDRAATFGLTTEEFDLLVSSIGREPNALEAAIVGAMWSEHCGYKNSRPLFRAFPTTGPQVLQGPGENAGVVDIGEGWGVAFKMESHNHPSAVEPVQGAATGVGGILRDIFAMGARPFAVLDSLRFGNPDSPRTRFLLNGVVEGISHYGNAIGVPTVGGEVTFHPSYQENPLVNVMALGLLRHEDLAKGTMGEVGNQIVYVGSKTGRDGLGGAVFASADLSDASQADRPAVQVGDPFMEKLLLEATLEAIQAGVVAGVQDMGAAGLVSSTCEMAYRAELGITMNLDLVPTRESGMVPMELCLSESQERMILVPVPGREQELLDLLAKWELDVVTIGEVEAHNNYRLTWKGEVVCDLPVALLNEAPKYTREGVESEDIQARRQRDLSGVPVPGDLGAVLVDLLSHPTIASKRPIFERYDHQVMTNTVVVPGAADAAVLRVKGSGMGVAATSDCNPRFVYLDPYAGAAAAVAEAARNLACVGATPLAITDNLNFGNPHNLDVYYQLQQSVQGIADACRALNTPVTGGNVSLYNQYTEGDRKVAIHPTPTIGMVGVLPDIAQRATMNLKPGPHTLYLLGQHATTIGASQYLETVHGLEAGQVPELDLGLEQRVINGTLALIRAGLTDTAHDCSEGGLAVALAEMAIAGRQGLKVMLEAPEGVRPDALLFGEAHSRVVVAVPLGHEQQAQAVLDGLQVPYTVLGDSVPGGDRVAISVTGANVQLSVNLDTLKVAYETPLKEILG is encoded by the coding sequence ATGACCACCAACGCTGCCCCATCCCTCCGTGACCGCGCCGCCACGTTCGGCCTGACCACCGAAGAATTCGACCTGCTCGTCTCCTCCATTGGGCGCGAGCCGAATGCGCTGGAAGCCGCCATCGTCGGCGCGATGTGGTCCGAGCACTGCGGCTACAAGAACTCGCGGCCCCTGTTCCGCGCCTTTCCCACCACCGGGCCCCAGGTGCTGCAAGGCCCCGGCGAGAACGCGGGTGTGGTGGACATCGGGGAAGGCTGGGGCGTGGCCTTCAAGATGGAAAGCCACAACCACCCCTCGGCTGTGGAACCCGTACAGGGCGCGGCCACGGGTGTGGGCGGCATCCTGCGCGACATCTTTGCGATGGGTGCGCGGCCCTTTGCCGTGCTCGACTCCCTGCGCTTCGGCAACCCCGACAGCCCCCGCACCCGCTTCTTGCTCAACGGCGTGGTGGAGGGCATCTCCCACTATGGCAACGCGATTGGCGTGCCCACGGTGGGCGGCGAGGTCACCTTCCACCCCAGCTATCAGGAAAACCCCCTTGTCAACGTGATGGCCCTGGGCCTGCTGCGGCACGAGGACCTGGCAAAAGGGACGATGGGCGAAGTGGGCAACCAGATCGTGTATGTCGGCTCCAAGACCGGGCGCGACGGGTTGGGCGGCGCGGTATTTGCGTCGGCGGACCTCAGCGACGCCTCACAGGCAGACCGCCCGGCGGTGCAGGTGGGCGATCCCTTCATGGAAAAACTGCTGCTGGAAGCCACGCTGGAAGCCATCCAGGCGGGTGTGGTGGCGGGCGTACAGGACATGGGCGCGGCGGGCTTGGTGTCCTCAACGTGCGAGATGGCGTACCGCGCCGAACTGGGCATCACCATGAACCTCGACCTCGTGCCCACCCGTGAGAGCGGCATGGTGCCGATGGAACTGTGCCTGAGCGAGTCGCAGGAGCGCATGATTCTGGTACCTGTGCCGGGGCGCGAACAGGAACTGCTGGACCTGCTCGCCAAGTGGGAACTGGACGTGGTGACGATTGGCGAGGTGGAAGCCCACAACAACTACCGCCTAACCTGGAAGGGCGAGGTGGTGTGTGACCTGCCGGTGGCCCTGCTGAACGAGGCCCCCAAATACACCCGCGAGGGCGTGGAGTCGGAGGACATCCAGGCCCGGCGTCAGCGTGACCTGAGCGGCGTGCCGGTGCCCGGTGACCTGGGCGCGGTGCTGGTGGACCTGCTCTCGCACCCCACGATTGCCTCCAAGCGGCCCATCTTCGAGCGCTATGACCATCAGGTCATGACGAACACCGTGGTGGTTCCCGGAGCCGCCGACGCCGCCGTGCTGCGCGTGAAGGGCAGCGGGATGGGGGTGGCCGCGACGAGCGACTGCAACCCACGTTTTGTGTATCTGGACCCCTACGCTGGAGCCGCCGCCGCCGTGGCTGAGGCCGCCCGCAACCTCGCCTGCGTGGGGGCGACGCCACTGGCGATCACCGACAATCTGAACTTCGGGAACCCGCATAACCTCGACGTGTACTACCAGCTTCAGCAATCGGTGCAGGGCATCGCGGACGCCTGCCGGGCGCTGAATACGCCGGTCACGGGCGGGAACGTCAGCCTCTACAACCAGTACACTGAGGGCGATCGCAAAGTCGCCATCCACCCCACCCCAACCATCGGCATGGTGGGGGTGCTGCCCGACATCGCCCAGCGCGCCACCATGAACCTGAAGCCCGGGCCGCATACCCTCTACCTGCTGGGCCAGCACGCTACCACCATCGGGGCTTCGCAGTATCTGGAAACGGTGCATGGGCTGGAAGCCGGACAGGTACCGGAACTGGACCTGGGGTTGGAACAACGGGTGATCAACGGCACGCTGGCCTTGATTCGCGCGGGCCTGACCGACACCGCGCACGACTGCTCGGAAGGTGGCCTCGCCGTGGCGCTGGCCGAAATGGCGATTGCCGGGCGGCAGGGCCTGAAGGTGATGCTGGAAGCACCGGAAGGTGTACGCCCAGACGCGCTGTTGTTCGGGGAGGCACACAGCCGCGTGGTGGTGGCCGTGCCGCTGGGCCACGAACAGCAAGCGCAGGCGGTACTCGACGGCCTGCAAGTCCCCTATACCGTTCTGGGGGACAGCGTGCCCGGGGGTGACAGGGTTGCCATTTCTGTGACAGGGGCGAACGTACAGTTAAGTGTGAACCTCGATACGCTCAAAGTTGCCTACGAGACGCCCCTGAAGGAGATTCTGGGGTGA